CTCACAATGTTAGTGATTCAATTTTGGTTTCTCAAACAGTTTTTGGTCAAGATGAAAATGACTTAACTTCTGTTGAAGTTGAAGTTCAAAAAGTTGAAAAAACTAGGCCAAAAAAAGTTTTATTCTTAAATTTTGACGACGAAATTGAACCTTATGTTAAAGAAAAACTCTATAAATTACAGCACATTTTACAATCTGAGGGTGTTTTGGTTGAAAACATCATCCCTGATTTAAATTTGCTAAAAACAATTTTACCAGTTTATGAAATTATTTCTTATTCAGAAGCTACTTCAAATTTGTCGGCAATAAACGGTTTAACTTTTGGAAATACGGACAAAAATCTAAAATGAGAAGATATTTTCTTAAAAACAAGGACAGACGGATTTGGCTTTATGCTTCAAAAAAGACTGATTTGAGGATCTTTTTTCCTTGAACAGAAAAATCAAGAACATTTTTTCATCAAGGCAAAAAAAATTAGAACCCTAATTAAAAATTATTATGAATCACTTTTAAATCAGTTTGATATAGTACTTTTCCCTGCTTTTTATGGCGTTGCGCCTGATGTTTTTGGAAAAAACAGTGAAAAAAGTGACCAAATTACTAATTTTATACTTGCAATTTCTAATTTAGTCGGAAATCCATCGATAACAATCCCATTAGGAAAACACAAAAATTTACCTTTTAATCTAGCCATTGACTCAAAAATTAACTCTGATGCAAGTTTATTAGGTTTTTCACTTTATATTGAAGAAAAAATAGGTGACATTAATGTTGAATAATAAATATTTAGTAACTATTGGGGTTGAAATTCACTTAGAACTTAACACAAAGGCAAAAATGTTCTCAAATTCGCCAAATTCGAGTGGTCAACCTAATAAATTTTTTAATCTTTTTGATTTAGGTTATCTTGGAACACTGCCAAAAATAAACAAAAAAGCTGTCGAAAAAGCAATAATTTTAGCTAAATCCTTAAAAATGGAAATTCCGTCAGTACTAGCTTTTGACCGGAAAAA
The sequence above is a segment of the Mesomycoplasma ovipneumoniae genome. Coding sequences within it:
- a CDS encoding amidase family protein translates to MTKFELNIDQATEKLKKDENNAVFSFFELKNQKKGILSGMFFSIKSNFATVEGVSHGSSNSLINFRPGYNSTVFQKLIDQGAQPLIKVYNDELGLGGKGLFSFFGKILNPLDKTKLVGGSSSGSAATIDSVHFAIGSDTGDSIRRPASFVGKVGFKPSYGAVSRHGLFAYATSLDTVAWLTHNVSDSILVSQTVFGQDENDLTSVEVEVQKVEKTRPKKVLFLNFDDEIEPYVKEKLYKLQHILQSEGVLVENIIPDLNLLKTILPVYEIISYSEATSNLSAINGLTFGNTDKNLKWEDIFLKTRTDGFGFMLQKRLIWGSFFLEQKNQEHFFIKAKKIRTLIKNYYESLLNQFDIVLFPAFYGVAPDVFGKNSEKSDQITNFILAISNLVGNPSITIPLGKHKNLPFNLAIDSKINSDASLLGFSLYIEEKIGDINVE